The following proteins come from a genomic window of Streptomyces sp. GS7:
- a CDS encoding TetR/AcrR family transcriptional regulator: MKLTKERIVDAGMATFVKVGYHGLSMRQVADRLGTHAGSLYYHVRGKDELLALMADRVCRQAYDAGSSALDALPAQATWQDEIEAQAGALRRSIQQHPGGALLLAESPRTLSPGALSLMERLLQTLLDAGVPTAQCGIAADALLSHVTGFVLQEGGDSPVPDVTAEVYADLRARFPLVIDRMPRLSQDEKFRRSVRLLCTAFATLVEE, encoded by the coding sequence ATGAAGCTGACCAAGGAGCGGATCGTCGATGCCGGCATGGCCACCTTCGTCAAGGTCGGCTACCACGGCCTGTCCATGCGCCAGGTGGCCGATCGACTCGGCACGCACGCGGGCAGCCTCTACTACCACGTGCGGGGCAAGGACGAGTTGCTGGCGTTGATGGCCGACCGCGTCTGCCGGCAGGCATACGACGCCGGTAGCAGTGCCTTGGACGCGCTGCCGGCCCAGGCGACCTGGCAGGACGAAATCGAAGCCCAGGCCGGGGCGCTGCGCCGCAGCATCCAACAGCACCCGGGCGGCGCCTTGTTGTTGGCCGAGAGTCCCAGGACGCTGAGTCCGGGCGCGCTGTCCCTGATGGAGCGCCTTCTGCAGACCCTCCTCGACGCCGGTGTACCCACCGCGCAGTGCGGCATCGCGGCCGACGCCCTGCTCAGCCATGTCACCGGCTTCGTACTCCAGGAAGGCGGCGACTCCCCGGTCCCGGACGTCACCGCCGAGGTCTATGCCGACCTGCGCGCGCGATTCCCGCTGGTCATCGACCGGATGCCCCGGCTGAGCCAGGACGAGAAGTTCCGGCGAAGCGTCCGCCTGCTGTGCACGGCCTTCGCCACCCTCGTCGAGGAGTGA
- a CDS encoding cupin domain-containing protein, whose product MTDPAPSTRPAAARRDPELGFPSPGEVLHRLRTQRGMSLRQVAAECGLSVSFLAALERGETDIALERLARLARVFGHDVGSFLGFSQGRAAPSVFPFRDQAVIERAPGVTYRVLRAPELGYQVVQGDFAPHSALGEDLRHEGTDLIIVTQGTLVARYNGLDHTLRRGDCVRWSAGHSHTFRNDTDEPARMVAMLFNSLY is encoded by the coding sequence ATGACCGACCCGGCCCCCTCGACACGTCCCGCAGCGGCTCGCCGGGATCCGGAACTGGGCTTTCCCTCCCCGGGCGAAGTGCTGCACAGGCTGCGTACGCAACGGGGCATGTCGCTGCGTCAGGTGGCGGCCGAGTGCGGGCTCTCGGTCTCGTTCCTGGCGGCGCTGGAGCGGGGTGAGACGGACATCGCGCTGGAGCGACTGGCGCGGTTGGCGAGGGTCTTCGGCCATGACGTCGGCTCGTTCCTGGGGTTCTCGCAGGGCCGGGCCGCGCCGTCGGTGTTCCCGTTCCGGGACCAGGCGGTCATCGAGAGGGCGCCAGGCGTCACCTACCGCGTGCTGCGCGCGCCCGAACTGGGTTACCAGGTGGTCCAGGGCGACTTCGCGCCGCACTCGGCGCTGGGCGAGGATCTTCGGCACGAGGGCACGGACCTGATCATCGTGACCCAGGGGACGCTGGTAGCCCGGTACAACGGGCTGGATCACACCCTGCGGAGGGGGGACTGCGTCCGGTGGTCCGCAGGGCATTCGCACACCTTCCGCAATGACACCGACGAACCCGCGCGCATGGTCGCGATGCTGTTCAACAGCCTGTACTGA
- a CDS encoding DMT family transporter: protein MQANATVQTGGAGTARGAGHDPGGGTGLGHRARDLLLRAVLVMVWSSGFISGKLGLRHSAPYTFATLRFAIAGGVLLAIALVRRSAWPGWRRLGHLAVAGVLVQAVQFSSIYVGMDLGVPSGLAALIIALYPLTASLLAVPVLHERVSRGQYVGLVLGLGGVALAVSENLHLDGGHMAGLGLLVLALAGISAGTVYQKRFCRGMEPVSGNAVQLLAAAVATLLPALLAEGFGVTFTADYWPALMWAAIINSIVGVGLLYTLLQRHGTSQVSSLFYLVPMVTAALAALLLHQRLGPLTLGGLVMATGGTLLANRIRS, encoded by the coding sequence ATGCAGGCGAATGCGACCGTGCAGACCGGGGGAGCCGGAACCGCCCGCGGAGCCGGCCACGATCCGGGAGGCGGCACAGGGCTCGGCCACCGGGCTCGCGATCTTCTGCTGCGTGCCGTGCTGGTGATGGTGTGGAGCTCCGGATTCATCTCCGGGAAGCTCGGTCTGCGTCATTCCGCGCCCTATACGTTCGCGACACTGCGATTCGCGATCGCTGGGGGTGTGCTGCTGGCCATCGCGCTGGTGCGCCGCAGCGCCTGGCCGGGATGGCGCCGACTGGGCCACCTCGCGGTCGCCGGAGTCCTGGTCCAGGCCGTGCAGTTCTCCAGCATCTATGTGGGCATGGACCTCGGTGTGCCGTCCGGGCTGGCGGCCCTGATCATCGCGCTCTACCCGCTCACCGCCTCCCTGTTGGCCGTGCCGGTCCTCCACGAGCGCGTCAGCCGCGGTCAGTATGTGGGGCTGGTGCTCGGACTGGGCGGGGTGGCACTCGCGGTGAGCGAGAACCTCCATCTCGACGGCGGCCATATGGCCGGGCTCGGCCTTCTCGTGCTCGCCCTGGCGGGCATCTCCGCCGGCACCGTCTACCAGAAGCGGTTCTGCCGCGGGATGGAGCCGGTGTCCGGCAATGCCGTGCAGCTGCTGGCCGCCGCGGTCGCGACGCTGCTTCCCGCGCTGCTCGCCGAGGGCTTCGGCGTGACCTTCACGGCCGACTACTGGCCGGCGCTGATGTGGGCCGCGATCATCAACTCCATTGTCGGAGTGGGACTGTTGTACACATTGTTGCAACGGCACGGCACCAGTCAGGTCAGCAGTCTCTTCTATCTGGTACCCATGGTCACCGCGGCTCTCGCGGCCCTTCTGCTCCACCAGCGGCTGGGCCCGCTCACGCTCGGCGGGTTGGTCATGGCCACGGGGGGCACGCTGCTCGCCAATCGGATACGGAGCTGA
- a CDS encoding cold-shock protein, with product MSVRVSGTVRWFNQAMGYGYTTGDDGREARVRSEDLEDGTFLTEGLRVTYVVVGEDEDDLRAERVRIVG from the coding sequence ATGAGCGTTCGGGTCAGCGGTACGGTCAGGTGGTTCAACCAGGCCATGGGGTACGGCTACACCACAGGTGACGACGGCCGGGAAGCGCGGGTCAGGAGCGAGGACCTGGAGGACGGCACCTTCCTTACGGAGGGGCTCAGGGTCACCTACGTAGTGGTCGGAGAGGACGAGGACGATCTGCGCGCCGAGCGTGTCCGGATCGTTGGTTGA
- a CDS encoding DUF2000 domain-containing protein produces the protein MTTKISPVRFDTKIAVLLREDLAPWQRLNVTAFLVSGLGTELPEVLGEPYADADGTAYLPMFRQPVLAFEGTKETLTAAHGRALSRALPRSVFTSDLFATGNDRDNRAAVRAVPKDQLDLVGLAVYGSRNAVDKVLKGARMHP, from the coding sequence ATGACGACAAAGATCAGTCCCGTACGTTTCGACACCAAGATCGCCGTTCTGCTGCGCGAGGACCTGGCGCCCTGGCAACGGCTGAACGTGACCGCGTTCCTGGTCAGCGGGCTCGGCACGGAGCTTCCCGAAGTGCTCGGCGAACCGTATGCCGACGCCGACGGCACCGCGTACCTGCCGATGTTCCGCCAGCCGGTCCTGGCCTTCGAGGGGACGAAGGAGACCCTGACCGCCGCACACGGCCGCGCCCTGTCCCGCGCGCTTCCCCGGTCGGTGTTCACCTCCGACCTCTTCGCCACCGGCAACGACCGTGACAACCGCGCGGCCGTACGGGCCGTGCCGAAGGACCAGTTGGACCTGGTCGGGCTTGCCGTGTACGGATCGCGCAACGCGGTCGACAAGGTGCTCAAGGGCGCCCGTATGCACCCTTGA
- a CDS encoding helix-turn-helix transcriptional regulator, whose protein sequence is MDSRQEISAWRPRVPGVVEVFHAHFTDHAYPMHVHDVWTLLIVDDGAVRYDLNHRERGTPHDTVSLLPPQVPHNGSPATSQGFRKRVLYLDLTQLDESFIGPAVDGPDLADPLLRRRVGQLHTALAHSGDELEAESRLALIGERLRGHLRPRLVTRPPGTGRGLAHSLRDLLDERLLHGITLEEAAKLVHAHPAHLVRTFSGAFGIAPHQYVMARRIDRARRLLLDGRPPAEVATTVGFHDQSHLTRHFKRHVGIPPGRFARKAVALERRPGR, encoded by the coding sequence ATGGACAGTCGGCAGGAGATCTCCGCGTGGCGCCCGCGGGTGCCGGGTGTCGTGGAGGTCTTCCACGCCCACTTCACCGATCACGCGTACCCGATGCACGTGCACGACGTGTGGACCTTGCTGATCGTCGACGACGGCGCGGTGCGCTACGACCTGAACCACCGCGAGCGCGGCACCCCGCACGACACGGTCTCCCTGCTTCCGCCGCAGGTGCCGCACAACGGCTCACCCGCCACTTCGCAGGGCTTCCGCAAGAGGGTGCTCTACCTGGACCTGACCCAGCTGGACGAGAGCTTCATCGGCCCGGCAGTGGACGGCCCCGACCTGGCAGACCCCCTCCTGCGCCGGCGCGTCGGACAGCTGCACACGGCCCTGGCGCACTCGGGCGACGAGCTGGAAGCGGAGAGCCGCCTGGCCCTGATCGGAGAACGGCTGCGCGGCCATCTGCGGCCCCGGCTCGTCACCCGTCCACCCGGGACCGGCCGCGGACTGGCCCACAGCCTGCGGGATCTCCTCGACGAACGGCTGCTCCACGGCATCACGCTGGAGGAGGCGGCGAAGCTGGTCCACGCCCATCCTGCGCACCTCGTAAGGACTTTCAGCGGCGCGTTCGGTATCGCTCCCCATCAGTACGTGATGGCCCGCCGGATCGACCGGGCCCGACGGCTGCTCCTCGACGGCCGACCGCCCGCGGAGGTGGCGACCACCGTCGGCTTCCACGACCAGTCGCACCTCACCCGCCACTTCAAACGGCATGTGGGCATCCCCCCCGGCCGTTTCGCCCGTAAGGCCGTCGCCCTGGAACGCCGCCCGGGGCGATGA
- a CDS encoding serine hydrolase: MSAAPAHRPAYVADDVDLLGVAETIADDWAALGVRGSFLARHIDTGEQLGFAVDEPVPLASVVKVPLALVVLDRIATGELDAARPVTVDPSTSSVGPTGLAAFRHPATVAVGDLLHLMLSVSDNAAADALLDLVPVADVDAHLRAWGCSGIRMRHRLNRMYECAAGAVGNDFSLALELAIRDDLSGRHTIETLDPAHANLGTAATLVDLLRRVWQDGIAHPEATAELRRLMGRQVFTQRLASELRADTLRWHGKTGTFLHLRHEIGVVEAAGGDRVAMAALTRSDRRANLAPDIDLAIGTSARHAFEALRH; encoded by the coding sequence ATGAGCGCCGCCCCCGCGCACCGCCCCGCCTACGTCGCCGACGACGTGGACCTCCTCGGTGTCGCCGAGACGATCGCCGACGACTGGGCCGCCCTCGGCGTCCGCGGATCGTTCCTCGCCCGCCACATCGACACCGGCGAGCAACTAGGCTTCGCCGTCGACGAACCGGTACCGCTCGCCTCGGTGGTCAAGGTCCCGCTCGCCCTCGTCGTACTGGACCGGATCGCGACCGGGGAGCTGGACGCGGCGCGGCCCGTGACCGTCGACCCGTCCACGAGCAGTGTCGGACCCACCGGGCTGGCGGCGTTCCGCCACCCGGCCACCGTGGCCGTCGGCGACCTCCTCCATCTGATGCTCTCGGTGAGCGACAACGCCGCCGCCGACGCGTTGCTGGACCTCGTCCCGGTGGCGGACGTCGACGCCCACCTGCGCGCCTGGGGGTGCTCCGGCATCCGGATGCGGCACCGGCTCAACCGCATGTACGAATGCGCCGCCGGCGCCGTGGGCAACGACTTCTCGCTCGCCCTGGAGTTGGCCATCCGCGACGACCTCTCGGGGCGGCACACCATCGAGACGCTGGACCCCGCGCACGCCAACCTCGGCACCGCCGCGACCCTGGTCGACCTCCTGCGGCGGGTGTGGCAGGACGGCATCGCCCACCCCGAAGCAACCGCGGAACTACGCCGGTTGATGGGACGTCAGGTCTTCACGCAGCGGCTGGCGAGTGAACTGCGCGCGGACACGCTCCGGTGGCACGGCAAGACGGGCACCTTCCTCCACCTGCGGCACGAGATCGGCGTGGTGGAGGCCGCCGGCGGCGACCGGGTCGCGATGGCGGCGCTCACCCGCTCCGACCGCCGGGCCAACCTGGCACCCGACATCGACCTCGCCATCGGCACGAGCGCACGGCACGCCTTCGAGGCCCTGCGCCACTGA
- a CDS encoding LysR family transcriptional regulator, whose amino-acid sequence MDLLAHLEAYVAAVDEASFSRAAERLGIAQPLLSRRIKMLEEHFGGQLFDRSRRQVETTELGHLLLPYAQDVLDRAQRLGHVARSARQSAVHAVGVPADCGPAALARIIRAGAERDVTFAVRELPPDERVAGLADTSLAYALVRVAPENAALRVPLGLASAPPQSPDGAAAAPSEAHRRTRRRAIHLEDLRPRRGVGAPRERRAAVPILAMAEDQLPTAQDRLRRAVARAGLPEGTVRPAGPTATALAETLAGQVTLLCTEPFARRHGANWAPLDNASLHRGYDAGAARRPGNAAHVPDWLVPLLAAAVGAAATVPTTASVAAGEDAPSRLAARG is encoded by the coding sequence GTGGACCTGCTCGCGCACCTGGAGGCGTACGTCGCGGCCGTCGACGAGGCGAGCTTCTCGCGCGCGGCCGAGCGGCTCGGGATCGCCCAGCCGCTCCTCAGCCGGCGCATCAAGATGTTGGAGGAGCACTTCGGCGGCCAGCTCTTCGACCGCTCGCGGCGGCAGGTCGAGACCACCGAGCTGGGCCATCTCCTCCTGCCCTACGCCCAGGACGTGCTGGACCGGGCCCAGCGGCTGGGGCACGTCGCCCGGTCGGCGCGGCAGTCGGCGGTGCACGCCGTCGGCGTGCCCGCGGACTGCGGGCCGGCCGCACTGGCGCGGATCATCCGTGCCGGAGCCGAGCGCGACGTCACGTTCGCCGTGCGGGAGCTGCCTCCGGACGAGCGCGTCGCGGGTCTGGCCGACACCTCGCTCGCGTATGCGCTGGTACGCGTCGCCCCGGAGAACGCCGCGCTGCGCGTGCCGCTCGGCCTGGCGTCCGCCCCGCCGCAGTCACCGGACGGTGCCGCTGCCGCCCCGTCCGAGGCTCACCGGCGGACTCGTCGGCGGGCGATCCATCTGGAGGATCTGCGGCCCCGGCGCGGCGTCGGTGCGCCGCGCGAGCGGCGGGCCGCCGTGCCGATCCTCGCCATGGCCGAGGATCAACTTCCGACCGCACAGGACCGGTTGCGTCGCGCGGTCGCGCGGGCCGGGCTGCCGGAAGGCACGGTCCGTCCGGCCGGACCGACGGCGACCGCCCTCGCCGAGACGCTCGCGGGACAGGTGACGCTGCTGTGCACCGAGCCGTTCGCGCGGCGGCACGGCGCGAACTGGGCGCCGTTGGACAATGCCTCGCTGCACCGCGGATACGACGCCGGCGCGGCACGTCGCCCCGGGAACGCGGCGCACGTACCGGACTGGCTGGTCCCCCTGCTCGCCGCCGCGGTCGGCGCCGCCGCAACCGTCCCCACCACGGCATCCGTGGCCGCGGGCGAGGACGCCCCGTCCCGACTGGCGGCGCGCGGATGA
- the bla gene encoding class A beta-lactamase yields the protein MTSATPLPRRGLLKTGLAVSTALLTTAATSSAAAAASAPQQRGAERELRELERRYAMRLGVYARNVRTGEVVAYRARERFAMCSTFKAFAAAAVLRDQARCAPLDKVIHYPPADILPNSPKTAQHVDTGMAVGDLCAAAIQYSDNAAGNLLLRQIGGPAGLTRFFRSIGDRVSRLDRWEPDLNSALPGDLRDTTTPEAIGGSCERLTVGRALADADREHLVTWMKGNTTSEERFRAGLPRDWVVADKTGTGDYASAHDIGVAWTTRKTPIVLAVLSTKATRNAPVDNAPIAAAARIVADTLAPGE from the coding sequence ATGACCAGTGCCACCCCTCTGCCGCGGCGCGGCCTGCTGAAGACCGGCCTCGCGGTGTCCACCGCCCTGCTCACCACCGCCGCGACGTCGTCGGCGGCCGCGGCCGCCTCCGCCCCCCAACAGAGGGGTGCTGAGCGGGAGTTGCGTGAGCTGGAGCGGCGGTACGCGATGCGCCTCGGCGTGTACGCCCGCAATGTCCGCACCGGGGAGGTCGTCGCCTACCGTGCGCGGGAGCGGTTCGCGATGTGCTCGACCTTCAAGGCGTTCGCCGCCGCCGCGGTCCTGCGGGACCAGGCACGCTGCGCGCCGCTGGACAAGGTGATCCACTACCCGCCCGCGGACATCCTGCCGAACTCCCCGAAGACCGCACAGCACGTGGACACCGGCATGGCGGTGGGCGACCTGTGCGCGGCGGCGATCCAGTACAGCGACAACGCGGCGGGGAACCTCCTGCTGCGCCAGATCGGGGGCCCGGCCGGTCTCACGCGTTTCTTCCGTTCGATCGGCGACCGGGTCAGCCGTCTGGACCGCTGGGAGCCCGACCTCAACTCCGCCCTCCCCGGCGACCTGCGCGACACCACCACCCCCGAGGCGATCGGCGGCAGTTGCGAGCGGCTGACGGTGGGGCGGGCACTGGCCGACGCCGATCGCGAGCACCTGGTCACCTGGATGAAGGGCAACACCACCAGCGAGGAACGGTTTCGCGCCGGGCTGCCGCGGGACTGGGTCGTCGCGGACAAGACGGGCACCGGCGACTACGCGAGCGCCCACGACATCGGCGTCGCCTGGACGACCCGGAAGACGCCGATCGTGCTGGCCGTGCTGTCGACGAAGGCCACCCGGAACGCTCCGGTGGACAACGCGCCGATCGCCGCCGCGGCGCGCATCGTCGCGGACACCCTCGCCCCGGGCGAGTAA
- a CDS encoding FAD:protein FMN transferase, protein MGTVFSFDVRDTRTPAIETALGDAVAWLHHVDEVFSTYRADSPVSRLARGEIGLDECPAEVREVLDLCDRVERTTGGWFSTTANGSLDPTGLVKGWAVDRAAQILRAAGARHSCVNGGGDLRLSGEAAPGVPWRIGIAHPHRPGELCTVVTGRDLAVATSGTAERGAHILDPHTGTPATRLASVTVVGPDLTTTDAYATAAFAMGPAARDWLEGLDGHEGFAVAPDGGTWHTRGFPGTPGAGR, encoded by the coding sequence ATGGGCACCGTCTTCTCGTTCGACGTCCGCGACACCCGCACCCCCGCCATCGAGACCGCCCTGGGCGACGCCGTCGCCTGGCTGCACCACGTCGACGAGGTCTTCTCGACCTACCGGGCCGACAGCCCCGTCAGCCGGCTCGCGCGCGGCGAGATCGGACTCGACGAGTGCCCCGCGGAGGTCCGCGAGGTCCTCGACCTCTGTGACCGGGTGGAGCGGACCACCGGCGGCTGGTTCAGCACCACCGCGAACGGCAGCCTCGACCCGACCGGGCTGGTCAAAGGGTGGGCGGTCGATCGCGCCGCGCAGATCCTTCGGGCCGCCGGTGCCCGGCACAGCTGCGTGAACGGCGGCGGCGACCTCCGGCTCAGCGGAGAGGCGGCCCCTGGTGTGCCCTGGCGCATCGGGATCGCCCACCCGCACCGGCCGGGCGAGCTGTGCACCGTCGTCACCGGACGCGACCTGGCCGTCGCCACCTCGGGCACCGCCGAACGCGGGGCCCACATCCTCGATCCGCACACCGGCACCCCCGCGACCCGTCTCGCCTCGGTCACCGTCGTCGGCCCCGACCTCACCACGACCGACGCCTACGCCACGGCGGCCTTCGCCATGGGCCCCGCCGCCCGGGACTGGTTGGAAGGGCTCGACGGTCACGAGGGGTTCGCGGTCGCGCCGGACGGCGGGACCTGGCACACCCGCGGATTCCCCGGCACGCCGGGCGCGGGCCGGTAG
- a CDS encoding FMN-binding protein, which translates to MRRAVLTAASTSALVVLLLSLKPHQPAGLTGDLAQGGSAPSPAPTGRPTQSSHPAGGKHPASGTFTGAPVDTRYGTVQVAATVNVGRLTAVKVLQAPSDNGRDQEIAAYALPRLTQEALSAHGAAIDAVSGASYTSAGYIRSLQSALDKAGA; encoded by the coding sequence GTGCGCCGAGCCGTTCTGACCGCAGCGTCGACCAGCGCACTGGTCGTCCTGCTGCTCTCCCTCAAGCCGCACCAGCCCGCCGGCCTGACCGGCGACCTGGCCCAGGGGGGCAGCGCGCCGTCCCCGGCGCCCACCGGCCGTCCGACACAGAGCAGCCACCCGGCCGGCGGCAAGCACCCGGCCAGCGGCACCTTCACCGGCGCCCCGGTCGACACCCGCTACGGCACCGTGCAGGTCGCCGCCACCGTCAACGTGGGCCGGCTGACCGCCGTCAAGGTGCTGCAGGCCCCGTCCGACAACGGCCGTGACCAGGAGATCGCCGCCTACGCCCTGCCGCGCCTGACGCAGGAGGCGCTGAGCGCACACGGTGCCGCCATCGACGCGGTGTCCGGAGCCAGTTACACCAGCGCCGGCTACATCCGGTCGCTGCAGAGCGCCCTGGACAAGGCCGGTGCCTGA
- a CDS encoding ferredoxin reductase family protein yields the protein MSTISHTRSDAPGSAPPRRLPPLAPLLAQGAVWAGAVGVLALWWTGTASVVGPAGWLTGAGRITGLLAGYACAVLVALMARVPLLDHTLGTDRLARWHAMAGRYTISLVLAHALLITWGYTLTARGGVLHETATLVFDYPDMLKATAGFLLLIVTGVVSARAARRRMSYETWHYLHFATYLAIFLAFGHQLSNGADFVGRRPAQLGWYALYGAVAALIVWYRFVVPVRRARRHRLRVTEVRPEAPGVVSILLTGERLAELGARPGQFFRWRFLAPGLWWTANPYSLSAPPLPHQLRITVKEAGGHSAALARLRPGTRVWAEGPYGAFTEARRRSAKVLLLGGGVGITPLRTLFETLPGEVTLIYRARRPEDLALRAELDAIAAARGTAVHYFVDEPVAYSAPLTARALKSVIPDLAAHEVYLCGPPGMTSAARRALRGAGVPQHRIHHESFAF from the coding sequence ATGAGCACCATCTCGCACACCCGCAGCGATGCCCCCGGCAGCGCCCCGCCCCGCCGGCTGCCGCCCCTGGCTCCGCTGCTGGCCCAGGGCGCCGTCTGGGCCGGTGCCGTCGGTGTCCTGGCCCTGTGGTGGACGGGCACGGCGTCCGTGGTGGGTCCGGCGGGCTGGCTCACCGGCGCCGGCCGGATCACCGGACTGCTGGCCGGCTACGCCTGCGCGGTGCTCGTCGCGCTGATGGCCCGCGTTCCGCTGCTCGACCACACCCTGGGCACCGACCGCCTCGCGCGCTGGCACGCCATGGCCGGGCGCTACACCATCTCGCTGGTGCTGGCCCACGCCCTGCTGATCACCTGGGGCTACACCCTCACCGCGCGGGGCGGTGTTCTGCACGAGACGGCCACCCTCGTCTTCGACTACCCGGACATGCTCAAGGCCACCGCGGGCTTCCTGCTGCTGATCGTCACCGGTGTCGTCTCGGCGCGCGCCGCCCGCCGACGGATGAGCTACGAAACCTGGCACTACCTCCACTTCGCCACCTACCTGGCCATCTTCCTCGCCTTCGGCCACCAGCTCTCCAACGGCGCCGACTTCGTGGGCCGGCGGCCCGCCCAGCTCGGCTGGTACGCCCTGTACGGGGCGGTGGCGGCGCTGATCGTCTGGTATCGCTTCGTGGTACCGGTACGACGGGCCCGGCGCCACCGGCTCCGGGTGACCGAGGTCCGCCCGGAGGCTCCGGGCGTGGTGTCGATACTCCTCACCGGGGAGCGACTGGCCGAACTCGGCGCCCGGCCGGGCCAGTTCTTCCGCTGGCGGTTCCTGGCACCGGGCCTGTGGTGGACCGCCAACCCCTACTCGCTCTCCGCACCGCCGCTCCCCCACCAGCTGCGCATCACGGTCAAGGAGGCCGGCGGGCACAGCGCGGCCCTGGCCCGGCTGCGGCCCGGCACCCGGGTGTGGGCCGAAGGCCCCTACGGCGCGTTCACCGAGGCGCGGCGCCGGTCGGCGAAGGTGCTGCTGCTCGGCGGCGGCGTGGGCATCACCCCGCTGCGTACGCTCTTCGAAACCCTCCCCGGCGAGGTCACGCTCATCTACCGGGCACGGCGCCCGGAAGACCTCGCCCTGCGTGCCGAGCTCGATGCGATCGCCGCCGCTCGCGGCACGGCCGTCCACTACTTCGTCGACGAACCGGTCGCGTACTCCGCGCCGCTCACCGCCCGCGCACTCAAGTCCGTGATCCCCGACCTGGCCGCACACGAGGTGTACCTGTGCGGTCCGCCCGGCATGACCAGCGCTGCCCGACGGGCCCTGCGCGGGGCCGGTGTGCCCCAACACCGCATCCACCACGAGTCGTTCGCGTTCTGA
- a CDS encoding response regulator transcription factor codes for MHLHRTPAPLHSADGSPLRVLVIDDEPDVTEVLSGALAGEGWEVRSAADGASALTVARTFHPHAVVLDWMLPDIDGLQVLHLLRKELKTVCVLFLTARDAVEDRIAGITAGGDDYVTKPFSLEEVLARLRGLLRRAGMAHEPHGDQLVVGDLVMDEEAREVVRGGELIELSRTEFELLRFLMRNPRRVLSKAQILDRVWSYDFGGRAHVVELYISYLRKKIDAGRTPMIHTVRGVGYVLKPEPA; via the coding sequence ATGCACTTGCACCGCACCCCTGCCCCGCTGCACAGCGCCGACGGCTCGCCGCTGCGCGTCCTGGTGATCGACGACGAGCCGGACGTCACCGAGGTGCTCTCCGGCGCCCTGGCGGGCGAGGGCTGGGAGGTCCGCAGCGCCGCCGACGGCGCCTCCGCGCTCACGGTGGCCAGGACCTTCCACCCGCACGCCGTCGTCCTGGACTGGATGCTGCCCGACATCGACGGCCTCCAGGTACTGCACCTGCTGCGCAAGGAGTTGAAGACGGTCTGTGTCCTTTTCCTCACCGCGCGTGACGCCGTCGAGGACCGGATCGCCGGCATCACCGCGGGCGGCGACGACTATGTGACCAAGCCGTTCAGCCTGGAGGAAGTGCTGGCACGGCTGCGCGGTCTGCTGCGCCGGGCCGGGATGGCACACGAGCCGCACGGCGACCAGCTGGTCGTCGGGGACCTCGTCATGGACGAGGAGGCCAGGGAGGTCGTCCGGGGCGGTGAACTGATCGAGCTGTCCCGCACCGAGTTCGAGCTGCTCCGGTTCCTGATGCGCAACCCCCGGCGGGTGCTGTCCAAGGCGCAGATCCTCGACCGGGTCTGGTCCTACGACTTCGGCGGCCGGGCACACGTCGTCGAGCTGTACATCAGCTATCTGCGCAAGAAGATCGACGCCGGCCGGACCCCGATGATCCACACGGTCCGCGGCGTCGGATACGTCCTCAAGCCGGAGCCCGCGTGA